A DNA window from Cognatiyoonia koreensis contains the following coding sequences:
- a CDS encoding sulfotransferase family protein: MRIAMWSGPRNLSTAMMYSFGNRADFAVWDEPFYAPYLATSDYDHPMKDEIIASHEANAETVASLCLDSIPDQKPHFYMKHMPHHMLDPFPRDWIRSCVNVHLIRHPARVIASYGNKRAQITSEDIGFQQQLALYRAFGGVVIDSADIRKNPKEMLQILCDIIGLDFDDAMLSWPSGPRPFDGVWATHWYDAVHKSTGFAGAEGPLPDVGEDHHLLQSVMPAYEEMAKDAI, from the coding sequence ATGAGGATTGCGATGTGGTCTGGCCCGCGCAATCTGTCGACCGCAATGATGTACAGCTTTGGTAATCGTGCTGACTTCGCTGTTTGGGACGAACCGTTCTACGCGCCCTATCTGGCTACATCAGATTACGACCATCCGATGAAGGACGAAATCATCGCATCCCATGAAGCAAACGCTGAAACCGTTGCTTCCCTTTGTTTGGACTCTATTCCGGATCAAAAACCGCATTTTTACATGAAGCATATGCCACATCATATGCTCGACCCGTTTCCGCGGGACTGGATCAGGTCATGTGTGAACGTCCATTTGATCCGACACCCTGCCCGCGTCATTGCAAGTTATGGGAACAAACGGGCGCAGATCACGAGCGAAGATATCGGGTTTCAGCAGCAGCTAGCACTTTATCGCGCGTTTGGTGGCGTTGTCATCGACAGCGCCGACATCCGCAAAAACCCCAAAGAGATGCTACAGATCCTGTGTGATATCATCGGTCTGGACTTCGATGACGCGATGCTTTCATGGCCCTCAGGTCCTAGACCATTTGATGGCGTTTGGGCCACCCATTGGTATGATGCCGTCCATAAGAGCACCGGATTTGCAGGGGCTGAGGGGCCGTTACCTGATGTGGGCGAGGATCACCATCTTTTGCAATCTGTAATGCCCGCTTATGAGGAGATGGCAAAGGACGCGATCTAG